A genomic region of Mycobacterium senriense contains the following coding sequences:
- a CDS encoding nuclear transport factor 2 family protein: MAPTWTARTVVELYNLVVWNERNIDLADELLADNVIRHEVGGVRTLTHAEAVQRVVDMWELVSSLHFDLNIVIEGDDGEHVAIVYDSTITTEDGTETNIASIEVFRVVGGKITEVWNCGYQQGVWN; this comes from the coding sequence ATGGCACCCACCTGGACCGCGCGAACGGTGGTCGAGCTCTACAACCTCGTCGTGTGGAACGAACGCAACATCGACCTGGCCGATGAACTTTTGGCCGACAACGTGATTCGGCACGAGGTCGGTGGGGTGCGCACGCTGACTCACGCCGAAGCGGTGCAGCGAGTGGTGGACATGTGGGAGCTGGTCAGCTCGTTGCACTTCGACCTCAACATCGTCATCGAGGGCGACGATGGCGAGCACGTGGCGATCGTCTACGACTCGACGATCACCACCGAGGACGGCACCGAGACCAACATCGCGAGCATCGAGGTGTTCCGCGTCGTCGGCGGCAAGATAACCGAGGTTTGGAACTGTGGCTACCAGCAAGGGGTTTGGAATTGA
- a CDS encoding TIGR03857 family LLM class F420-dependent oxidoreductase → MSDRALDELGFYLLAGAGGAGPATLMDEARRGEELGFGTGFISERWNVKEASSLVGAACAVTNRMQIATAATNHNTRHPLITGSWATTMHRLSGGRFTLGIGRGIAAIYGAFGIPAVTTAQMEDWAQVMRRLWHGELIFNHDGPMGKYPILFLDPDFNEDIRLALVAFGPNTLALGGRVFDDVILHTYFTPETLQRSVNTVKSAAEKAGRDPDSVRVWSCFATVGDHLPEELRLKKTVARLATYLQGYGDLLVNTNNWDPAVLQRFREDAVVTSIAGGIDHKGTAEQIEHIATLIPDEWLEPSATGSAQQCVDRVRKEFDYGADAVIMHGATPDELEPIVAAYRAADQV, encoded by the coding sequence TTGAGTGACCGAGCGCTCGATGAACTGGGTTTCTACCTGCTGGCCGGGGCCGGCGGTGCGGGCCCGGCAACATTGATGGATGAGGCCCGGCGCGGCGAGGAACTGGGCTTCGGCACCGGCTTCATCTCCGAGCGGTGGAATGTCAAAGAGGCGTCGTCTCTGGTCGGGGCGGCATGCGCGGTGACCAACCGGATGCAAATCGCCACCGCCGCAACCAATCACAACACCCGTCATCCCCTGATCACCGGGTCGTGGGCGACCACGATGCATCGCCTGTCGGGCGGCCGGTTCACGTTGGGCATCGGCCGCGGCATCGCCGCGATCTACGGGGCCTTCGGCATCCCGGCGGTGACGACGGCGCAGATGGAGGACTGGGCCCAGGTGATGCGCCGGCTGTGGCACGGCGAGCTGATTTTCAACCACGACGGCCCGATGGGCAAGTACCCTATCCTTTTCCTCGACCCCGACTTCAACGAGGACATTCGGCTGGCGCTGGTGGCCTTCGGGCCGAACACGCTCGCGCTCGGGGGGCGCGTGTTCGACGATGTCATCCTGCACACCTATTTCACGCCCGAGACGTTGCAGCGCAGCGTCAACACCGTGAAGTCGGCGGCGGAGAAGGCCGGCCGCGACCCGGACAGCGTGCGGGTGTGGTCGTGCTTCGCCACCGTCGGCGACCACCTACCCGAAGAACTGCGGCTGAAGAAGACCGTGGCGCGTCTGGCCACCTACTTGCAAGGCTACGGCGACCTGCTGGTCAACACCAATAACTGGGATCCCGCTGTGCTGCAACGGTTCCGCGAGGATGCGGTGGTCACCTCGATCGCGGGCGGGATTGATCACAAGGGCACGGCCGAGCAGATCGAGCACATCGCGACGCTGATTCCCGACGAATGGCTGGAGCCCTCGGCCACCGGGTCGGCGCAGCAGTGCGTGGATCGCGTCCGCAAGGAATTCGACTACGGGGCCGACGCGGTCATCATGCACGGCGCCACACCCGACGAGCTCGAGCCGATCGTCGCGGCCTACCGCGCCGCGGATCAGGTTTAG
- a CDS encoding acyl-CoA carboxylase subunit beta, translated as MPKAQDWGETLEDLERRRQHARDMGGPERLDKHRNKGKIDARARIEYLVDPGTFRELGTLVGGEIAADGLIVGSGSINGAPVMLGAEDFTTMAGSIGPGGNSKRYRIAELALRDKIPLVMLLEGAGFRPGGGHYGRTPTDLLVQAQCSGRVPTVGAVFGPSAGHGALVAPVCDFRIMSRQGAIFTAGPPVVKESTGEDISKEDLGGPDVALPSGVIHNVAEDDAAVLDDVRRYLSYFPSSAWSYPASLPQDEDAEPRATPELLDIVSRDNRRVYDMRAVLDVVFDRPDWFEVQPQYGKAIICALAHLGGHPVAVVANQPLVLAGSIDAAAADKAAHFIMVADSFHLPLIFLADNPGMLPGSRSERSGVLRAGARMFAAQTTATTVKLHVTLRKAYGFGSMVMSLLGFDSQSATFAYPGATMGAMSAAALGRATHAGEDVTAKLREAELQASYRSAEHMGFDELIDPRETRDALLASLKRGLSSRQAAAEPVTRTVIMP; from the coding sequence ATGCCGAAAGCCCAGGATTGGGGCGAAACGCTCGAGGATCTCGAGCGGCGCCGTCAGCACGCGCGGGACATGGGCGGCCCGGAGCGGCTCGACAAGCACCGCAACAAGGGCAAGATCGATGCCCGCGCGCGAATCGAGTACCTCGTTGATCCGGGCACATTCCGAGAGCTCGGCACCCTGGTCGGTGGCGAGATCGCTGCCGACGGCCTGATCGTCGGCTCCGGCTCGATCAACGGTGCGCCGGTGATGCTGGGCGCCGAGGACTTCACCACCATGGCGGGCAGCATCGGGCCCGGCGGCAACTCCAAGCGATACCGAATCGCCGAACTGGCGCTGCGCGACAAGATCCCGCTGGTGATGCTGCTCGAAGGCGCCGGCTTTCGTCCCGGCGGCGGGCACTACGGCCGCACCCCCACCGATCTACTGGTCCAGGCGCAGTGCTCGGGCCGCGTCCCGACCGTCGGTGCCGTATTCGGGCCGTCGGCCGGACACGGCGCTCTGGTGGCCCCGGTCTGCGACTTCCGGATCATGAGCAGGCAGGGCGCGATCTTCACCGCCGGGCCACCCGTCGTCAAAGAGTCCACCGGAGAAGACATTTCGAAGGAGGACCTCGGTGGGCCGGATGTCGCGTTGCCCAGCGGGGTGATCCACAATGTCGCCGAAGACGACGCGGCCGTCCTCGACGACGTCAGGCGCTACCTGTCCTACTTTCCATCAAGCGCATGGTCGTACCCCGCATCGTTGCCGCAGGACGAGGACGCCGAGCCACGTGCGACGCCGGAGCTGCTCGACATCGTGTCCCGCGACAACCGCCGCGTTTACGACATGCGCGCCGTGCTCGACGTGGTCTTCGACCGGCCCGACTGGTTCGAGGTGCAGCCGCAGTACGGCAAGGCGATCATTTGCGCGCTGGCCCATCTCGGTGGTCACCCGGTCGCGGTGGTGGCCAACCAGCCTCTGGTGCTCGCCGGCTCCATCGACGCCGCGGCCGCCGATAAGGCGGCGCACTTCATCATGGTGGCCGACTCGTTCCACCTGCCCCTGATCTTCCTCGCCGACAATCCCGGCATGCTGCCCGGCAGCCGCTCCGAGCGCAGCGGTGTGCTGCGCGCCGGCGCAAGAATGTTCGCCGCTCAAACCACGGCCACCACGGTGAAGCTGCACGTGACGCTGCGCAAGGCATACGGGTTCGGCTCCATGGTCATGTCCCTGCTGGGTTTCGACAGCCAGTCCGCGACCTTCGCCTACCCCGGCGCGACGATGGGTGCCATGAGCGCCGCCGCGTTGGGCCGGGCGACGCATGCCGGCGAGGACGTCACCGCGAAGTTGCGTGAGGCCGAGTTGCAGGCGTCCTATCGTTCTGCCGAACACATGGGGTTCGACGAACTCATCGATCCCCGTGAAACGCGTGACGCCCTGCTCGCGTCCTTGAAGCGCGGCCTGTCCAGCAGACAGGCCGCCGCCGAACCGGTCACCCGGACCGTCATCATGCCGTGA
- a CDS encoding cytochrome P450 produces the protein MDGAAKLLADPLAYTDEQRLHAALTHLRANAPVSWVDVPNYRPFWAITKHADIMDIERENMLFTNWPRPVLTTTEGDEMQAAAGVRTLIHLDDPQHRVVRAIGSDWFRPKAMRALKMRVDELAKVYVDKMLAVGPECDFVQQVAVNYPLFVIMSLLGIPEADFPRMLKLTQELFGSEDSEFRRGDSNEDQLPALLDMFQYFNGVTAARREHPTEDLASAIANATVDGEPLSDIDTVSYYLIVATAGHDTTSATISGGLQALIENPDQLERLRGDLDLMPLATEEMIRWVTPVKAFMRTAAEDTTVRGVPIAAGDSVLLSYVSANRDEEVFGDPFRFDVGRDPNKHLAFGYGVHFCMGAALARMEVGSFFSELLPRLKSIELTGDPGLTATTFVGGLKHLPVHYSLT, from the coding sequence ATGGACGGGGCCGCGAAGCTATTGGCGGACCCGTTGGCGTACACCGACGAACAGCGGTTGCACGCGGCGCTGACGCACCTGCGCGCCAACGCCCCGGTGTCCTGGGTGGACGTTCCGAACTACCGGCCGTTCTGGGCGATCACCAAGCACGCAGACATCATGGACATCGAGCGCGAGAACATGTTGTTCACCAACTGGCCCCGCCCGGTGCTGACCACCACCGAGGGCGACGAGATGCAGGCCGCCGCCGGTGTGCGCACGCTGATCCATCTGGATGATCCACAGCACCGGGTGGTGCGGGCGATCGGCTCGGACTGGTTTCGCCCAAAGGCGATGCGCGCGTTGAAGATGCGCGTCGACGAGCTGGCCAAGGTCTATGTAGACAAGATGTTGGCGGTCGGGCCCGAATGCGACTTCGTCCAGCAGGTCGCGGTGAACTACCCACTGTTCGTGATCATGTCGCTGCTGGGCATCCCGGAAGCCGACTTTCCTCGCATGCTCAAACTCACCCAGGAGCTGTTCGGAAGCGAAGACAGCGAATTCAGGCGGGGGGATTCGAACGAGGATCAGCTGCCCGCGCTGCTCGACATGTTCCAGTACTTCAACGGCGTGACCGCCGCGCGCCGTGAGCACCCGACCGAGGACCTGGCCTCGGCGATCGCCAACGCCACCGTCGACGGCGAACCGCTGTCCGACATCGACACGGTTTCGTACTACCTGATCGTGGCCACCGCCGGTCACGACACCACCAGCGCGACCATCTCCGGGGGGCTGCAAGCGCTCATCGAGAATCCGGATCAGCTCGAGCGCCTGCGCGGCGACCTCGACCTGATGCCGCTGGCGACCGAGGAGATGATCCGCTGGGTCACCCCGGTCAAGGCGTTCATGCGGACCGCCGCCGAGGACACCACGGTGCGCGGGGTGCCGATCGCCGCCGGGGATTCGGTCCTGCTGTCCTATGTTTCGGCCAACCGCGACGAGGAGGTCTTCGGCGATCCGTTCCGCTTCGACGTCGGACGTGACCCCAACAAGCACCTGGCCTTCGGCTATGGCGTGCACTTCTGCATGGGTGCGGCGCTGGCCCGCATGGAAGTCGGCAGTTTCTTTTCCGAGCTATTGCCGAGGCTCAAATCGATTGAGCTGACCGGTGATCCGGGGTTGACTGCCACCACTTTCGTCGGCGGCCTCAAGCACCTGCCGGTGCACTACTCGCTGACCTGA
- a CDS encoding SDR family NAD(P)-dependent oxidoreductase — MAGRTVVITGASDGIGAAAARRISRGGDNVVLVGRSERKTAAVAAELDADYFVADFADLSQVRALADKIRSEYPRIDVLGNNAGGVFSKPRRTADGHEITLQVNYLAPFLLTTLLLDVLVGSRATIVNTSSSSQRLLRKVTLADFDATDRRRPSTAYALAKLANILFTKELHRRFSAEGLAAAVVHPGFVNTNIGHSSGSRFLTTVQRTPVSRMIKTADHGADQLVWLATSVPGVDWAAGEYYAKGKAAKANRAASDPILARELWDHTMAKLV, encoded by the coding sequence ATGGCGGGTAGGACGGTGGTCATCACCGGTGCCAGCGACGGCATCGGCGCGGCAGCGGCCCGCCGGATCAGCCGCGGCGGCGACAACGTGGTGCTGGTGGGACGCTCGGAGCGCAAGACCGCGGCCGTGGCCGCGGAGCTCGATGCCGACTATTTTGTCGCCGACTTCGCCGACCTGTCCCAGGTGCGGGCCCTGGCGGACAAGATCCGGTCCGAGTATCCGCGCATCGACGTGCTGGGCAACAATGCCGGGGGAGTGTTCTCCAAACCGCGGCGGACGGCCGACGGCCACGAGATCACCCTTCAGGTCAACTACCTGGCGCCGTTTCTGCTCACCACGCTGTTGCTGGACGTGCTGGTCGGTTCGCGGGCCACGATTGTCAATACATCCAGTTCGTCGCAGCGGCTGCTGCGCAAAGTCACGCTCGCCGACTTCGACGCAACCGACCGGCGCCGGCCCAGCACCGCCTATGCATTGGCGAAGCTGGCAAACATCTTGTTCACCAAGGAATTACACCGGCGTTTTTCCGCCGAGGGCCTTGCGGCCGCGGTGGTCCACCCAGGCTTCGTCAACACCAACATCGGTCACTCGTCCGGTTCGCGGTTCCTGACCACCGTGCAACGCACACCCGTCAGCCGAATGATCAAGACCGCCGATCACGGCGCCGATCAGCTGGTCTGGCTGGCGACCAGCGTGCCCGGTGTCGACTGGGCCGCCGGCGAGTACTACGCGAAAGGCAAGGCCGCCAAAGCCAACCGGGCGGCCAGCGATCCCATCCTCGCGCGTGAATTGTGGGATCACACGATGGCCAAGCTCGTCTAG
- a CDS encoding TetR/AcrR family transcriptional regulator, translated as MSPVKPHRTRPTRGEVRDRILDAASKVFAAEGFAGATIDAIGQSAGFTKGAVYSNFESKDGLFLALLDREFELRGEQIATVLDSSGGDTGAAARELSRSWLDSVRDHSDFYVLFVEYWLRAQRDPQLRAGLIERRRAAAADQAVQIVKSTPSVAPDRELADLAQLVVTINLGIAMEEVLRPGTINPDLLAQLITAVLESVPVSADQGEPRHGCK; from the coding sequence ATGTCGCCCGTCAAGCCGCATCGAACCCGCCCCACCCGCGGCGAGGTTCGTGACCGGATCCTGGACGCGGCGTCGAAGGTTTTCGCCGCCGAAGGGTTCGCCGGCGCCACCATCGACGCGATCGGCCAGTCCGCGGGTTTCACAAAAGGTGCCGTCTACTCGAACTTCGAATCCAAGGACGGACTGTTCCTGGCGCTGCTCGACCGCGAGTTCGAGCTCCGCGGCGAGCAGATCGCCACGGTGCTGGACAGCAGCGGTGGCGACACAGGTGCAGCCGCACGTGAATTGAGCCGCTCATGGCTCGACTCAGTTCGCGACCATTCCGACTTTTACGTGCTGTTCGTCGAATACTGGCTGCGCGCCCAGCGTGATCCCCAGCTGCGTGCGGGCCTCATCGAACGCCGCCGCGCCGCCGCCGCCGACCAAGCGGTGCAGATCGTCAAATCGACCCCCTCCGTGGCGCCCGATCGCGAGTTGGCCGACCTCGCCCAGCTCGTCGTCACGATCAACCTCGGCATCGCGATGGAAGAGGTCCTGCGTCCCGGGACCATCAACCCCGACCTGCTCGCGCAGCTGATCACCGCGGTGCTGGAATCGGTCCCGGTTTCCGCCGATCAGGGAGAGCCTCGCCATGGATGCAAATGA
- a CDS encoding YhgE/Pip domain-containing protein: MLAGLAFGSEIKRFGRSRLTRVAIVVLMLLPLVYGALYLWAFWDPFGHTNKMPVALVNSDRGAVVSGQQFNAGAEIAKSLTADGGLDWHVVDLAEARNGVDHGKYYFMVELPPDFSAAIASPVTGQPKKANLIAVYNDANNYISTSIGRTAIGQVLNAVSSRISGQAVNQMLSVVVSSGSGIKQAADGAAQLDDGAGQLAAGLDTARSGSATLAAGAKQLSDGINQATDPLLAVTKAVSQIGGSTQQLQQGATALAQVNDQIGTIATAQDAAANSLSSVIDQLSARQDPLANNLRGVQDQLRGHQFTPQIRQQLTDAQNAAIAMTSGLRNPGSPLASALDQVGSKGQDLTNKLTQLRDGAQQVATGNAELAGGIAKLDDGARQLKTGSAELATKLAEGAKQVPNWTTQQKDAVADTIGGPVQLEASHENAAPNFGTGMAPFFLTLALFFGALVLWMVLRPLQTRAIAAEVLALRVVLASYLPAAAIAVFQAVVLYCVVRFALGMHAVHPVAMLGFMVLISGAFVAATQAINALVGPAVGRVLIMALLMLQLVSAGGMYPVETTSRPFQVLHRFDPMTYGVNGLRQLILGGIDARLWQAIIVLVGITAVALAISCLSARRDRVWNLSRLIPAIKM, encoded by the coding sequence ATGCTGGCTGGACTAGCCTTTGGCTCGGAGATCAAACGTTTCGGCCGCAGCCGGTTGACACGCGTGGCCATCGTCGTGCTGATGCTGCTGCCCCTGGTATATGGGGCGCTGTACCTGTGGGCGTTCTGGGATCCCTTCGGCCACACCAACAAGATGCCGGTGGCGCTGGTCAACTCCGACCGCGGCGCCGTCGTATCCGGGCAGCAGTTCAACGCCGGCGCGGAGATCGCCAAAAGCCTGACCGCGGACGGCGGGCTGGACTGGCACGTCGTGGACTTAGCGGAGGCACGCAACGGAGTCGACCACGGCAAGTACTACTTCATGGTCGAGTTGCCGCCGGACTTCAGCGCGGCGATCGCTTCGCCGGTGACCGGGCAACCCAAGAAGGCCAACCTGATCGCTGTCTACAACGACGCCAACAACTACATCTCCACGAGTATCGGGCGTACCGCGATCGGCCAGGTACTGAACGCCGTGTCCAGCCGGATCTCGGGGCAGGCCGTCAATCAGATGCTGTCGGTGGTGGTTTCGTCGGGATCGGGTATCAAGCAGGCCGCAGACGGTGCCGCTCAACTCGATGACGGCGCCGGTCAGCTGGCGGCCGGTCTGGACACCGCGCGGTCCGGCTCGGCAACTCTGGCCGCCGGCGCCAAGCAGCTGTCAGACGGCATCAACCAGGCCACCGACCCGCTGCTCGCGGTGACCAAGGCGGTGTCGCAAATCGGCGGCAGCACGCAGCAACTGCAACAGGGCGCAACCGCGCTTGCGCAGGTCAACGACCAGATCGGTACCATCGCCACGGCGCAGGATGCGGCCGCAAACTCGCTTTCATCGGTGATCGATCAGCTCTCGGCACGACAGGATCCGCTGGCAAATAACCTGCGCGGCGTCCAAGATCAGCTTCGGGGTCATCAGTTCACACCCCAGATCCGCCAGCAGCTCACCGACGCGCAAAACGCGGCGATCGCCATGACATCGGGGTTGCGCAACCCAGGCAGTCCGCTCGCGTCGGCGCTCGACCAGGTTGGCAGCAAGGGCCAGGACCTGACGAACAAGCTCACCCAACTGCGCGACGGAGCCCAGCAAGTCGCCACCGGCAACGCCGAATTGGCGGGCGGCATCGCCAAACTCGACGACGGCGCACGACAACTCAAGACGGGATCGGCCGAGCTGGCGACCAAACTCGCCGAGGGGGCCAAGCAGGTACCCAACTGGACGACCCAGCAAAAGGATGCGGTCGCCGACACCATCGGTGGTCCGGTGCAACTCGAGGCTTCACACGAGAACGCCGCGCCCAACTTCGGCACCGGGATGGCTCCGTTCTTTCTCACGCTCGCGTTGTTCTTCGGCGCCCTGGTGCTGTGGATGGTGCTGCGGCCCTTGCAGACTCGCGCGATCGCCGCGGAGGTGCTCGCGCTCCGCGTGGTGCTCGCCAGCTACCTACCTGCCGCCGCGATCGCGGTGTTCCAAGCCGTCGTTCTCTACTGCGTGGTCCGGTTCGCCCTCGGTATGCACGCCGTGCACCCGGTGGCGATGCTGGGCTTCATGGTGCTGATTTCCGGCGCGTTCGTAGCCGCGACGCAGGCGATCAATGCGCTCGTTGGTCCAGCGGTGGGCCGGGTGCTGATCATGGCCCTGCTCATGCTGCAGCTCGTCAGTGCAGGCGGCATGTACCCCGTGGAAACCACGTCACGGCCATTCCAGGTCCTGCACCGCTTCGATCCGATGACCTATGGCGTCAACGGACTCCGGCAGCTGATACTCGGCGGCATCGACGCTCGACTATGGCAGGCCATCATCGTGCTGGTCGGGATAACGGCTGTCGCACTGGCGATCTCCTGCCTGTCGGCGCGAAGAGACCGGGTCTGGAATCTCAGCAGGCTGATCCCCGCGATCAAGATGTAG
- a CDS encoding Zn-dependent alcohol dehydrogenase has product MRSRAAILHDVGGPWSVEEFELDPPQAGEVLVQMAAAGLCHSDDHILKGDMSAPNEVMRSMGLPTMFPTIGGHEGSGVVREVGPGVTDFEPGDHVVMSFVAVCGQCRWCASGIEYLCDVGIGTMIPGMPTDGTFRHHTADGRSLGHIAKIGAFAEHTVVSTNSLVKIEQHLPLTSSALLSCAIPTGYGSVANRSNMRAGDTVVVIGVGGIGTGAIQGARINGAAQIVAVDPVDFKQKSALQFGATHSAATIDEALDLVRGLTYGVMADAVVVSPSLITPEDVRDAVKLTRKGGTCVLTGMTSQLTRSVKIDLQDFILMNKTLAGTIFGSCNPKADISRLARLYETGQLQLDEMITKRYRLDEVNDAYDDLLNGKIVRGIIDFGIA; this is encoded by the coding sequence ATGAGAAGCCGCGCAGCGATCCTGCACGACGTCGGCGGGCCATGGTCCGTCGAGGAATTCGAGCTCGATCCCCCCCAGGCCGGCGAGGTCCTGGTGCAGATGGCGGCGGCCGGCTTGTGCCACTCCGACGACCACATCCTCAAAGGTGACATGTCGGCGCCCAACGAGGTGATGCGATCGATGGGGCTGCCGACCATGTTTCCGACGATCGGTGGCCACGAGGGCTCCGGCGTGGTGCGCGAGGTCGGCCCGGGTGTCACCGACTTCGAGCCGGGTGACCACGTGGTGATGTCGTTCGTGGCCGTGTGCGGCCAATGCCGTTGGTGCGCCAGCGGAATCGAGTACCTGTGTGACGTCGGCATCGGCACCATGATCCCGGGGATGCCGACGGACGGCACGTTCCGCCACCACACCGCCGACGGCCGCAGCCTTGGTCACATCGCCAAGATCGGCGCATTCGCCGAACACACTGTGGTATCGACGAATTCACTGGTGAAGATCGAGCAACACCTGCCACTGACATCGAGCGCTCTGCTGTCCTGCGCCATCCCAACAGGTTACGGTTCCGTCGCCAACCGGTCCAACATGCGCGCGGGCGACACGGTCGTGGTGATCGGCGTCGGCGGGATCGGCACGGGCGCGATTCAGGGGGCCCGCATCAACGGCGCCGCGCAGATCGTCGCGGTGGATCCGGTTGACTTCAAACAGAAGTCGGCGCTGCAGTTCGGCGCGACACACAGCGCCGCGACAATCGACGAGGCGCTGGATCTGGTGCGCGGCCTGACCTACGGCGTGATGGCCGACGCGGTGGTGGTCTCGCCCTCGTTGATCACCCCGGAAGACGTCCGCGATGCCGTGAAGCTCACCCGTAAGGGCGGCACCTGCGTGCTCACCGGCATGACGTCGCAGTTGACCCGGTCGGTGAAGATCGACCTGCAGGATTTCATCCTGATGAACAAGACGTTGGCCGGCACCATATTCGGCTCGTGCAACCCGAAGGCGGACATCTCCCGGCTGGCCAGGCTTTATGAGACGGGCCAACTTCAGCTCGACGAGATGATCACCAAGCGCTATCGCCTCGACGAGGTCAACGACGCCTACGACGACCTGCTCAACGGCAAAATCGTCCGGGGCATCATCGATTTCGGGATCGCATGA
- a CDS encoding cytochrome P450 yields the protein MTLSTGPNGQPVAPLLDLTGETSPYPFFQHMRHTDPVWHGSLGDNTQLPEELRPSDEWVLFDYNGVSQAFRDDRIFTSAAYDKTIGLVMGHTILAMGGREHHDHRNLVAKAFRATALQRWEPSVIDPVCDRLVDEVKNDGQADLVKAVTFEFPTRIISTLLGLPAEDLDLFRRLSLDLISIPTDIEAGLNAATELYDYFLKQVEQRRRKLTDDIIGDLVAAEIDGEKLTDEAIISFLRLLLPAGLETTYRSSGNLLYLLLTHPEQLAMVNQDRSLIPMAIEEGLRFETPLTTVMRTTTEEVEIGGKTIPADAQIDMCMGSANRDESRWTNPNTFDIRRPRQSHIAFAGGIHMCLGMHLARLETRVMLNSLLDRVDNLAFMPDDGTGEESKIVGLTFRSPNKLPVTFAPAA from the coding sequence ATGACGCTCAGCACTGGCCCGAACGGTCAACCCGTCGCACCCTTGCTCGATCTCACCGGTGAAACCAGCCCCTACCCGTTTTTTCAACACATGCGTCACACCGACCCGGTGTGGCACGGTTCCCTGGGCGATAACACCCAGTTGCCGGAGGAGCTGCGACCCAGTGACGAGTGGGTCCTGTTCGATTACAACGGTGTATCCCAAGCCTTTCGCGACGACCGGATCTTCACGTCGGCCGCCTACGACAAGACGATCGGGTTGGTGATGGGACACACCATCCTGGCGATGGGCGGCCGGGAACACCACGATCACCGCAACCTGGTGGCCAAGGCGTTCCGTGCGACCGCGTTGCAACGCTGGGAGCCGTCGGTCATCGATCCGGTCTGTGATCGACTGGTCGACGAGGTCAAGAACGACGGTCAAGCCGATCTGGTGAAGGCGGTGACTTTCGAATTTCCCACCCGGATCATCTCGACGCTGCTTGGTCTGCCCGCCGAGGACCTCGACCTCTTCCGGCGACTGTCCCTCGATCTGATCTCGATCCCGACCGACATCGAGGCGGGATTGAATGCCGCCACAGAGCTCTACGATTATTTCCTCAAACAGGTCGAGCAGCGCAGGCGCAAGCTCACCGATGACATCATCGGGGACCTGGTCGCCGCAGAGATCGACGGTGAGAAACTCACCGACGAAGCCATCATCTCCTTCTTGCGGTTGCTGCTCCCGGCCGGCCTGGAGACCACCTACCGCTCATCGGGCAATCTGCTGTACCTGCTGCTGACCCACCCCGAGCAGCTCGCGATGGTCAACCAGGACCGGTCACTGATACCGATGGCGATCGAGGAGGGTCTGCGGTTCGAAACGCCACTGACCACGGTCATGCGGACCACAACCGAAGAAGTCGAAATCGGCGGTAAGACAATCCCTGCCGACGCTCAGATCGATATGTGTATGGGCTCAGCCAACCGTGACGAGTCCCGCTGGACCAATCCCAACACTTTCGACATCCGCCGGCCGCGGCAATCCCACATCGCCTTCGCCGGCGGGATCCACATGTGCCTCGGCATGCACCTGGCCCGGCTGGAAACCCGGGTCATGTTGAACAGCCTCTTAGACCGCGTCGATAATCTGGCATTCATGCCCGACGACGGAACCGGCGAGGAATCCAAGATCGTCGGGCTCACCTTCCGGTCGCCGAACAAGCTTCCGGTGACGTTCGCCCCCGCCGCATGA